CATACTCAAGCTGGTCCCTACAAGGGTTCTGAGAATTGTATTCCTATACGCTACGAATATTTGGCTGGTTCTAAAAATCATCTTATAGGCAAGCAAATCAAAATTTCTCGGTCTAAAAAACAGCCCCCCTGACATAGCAGCCTTTGAATTGCTGAATGAATACATCATCACATGCCAAAAAGGATAAACCGTGGTAAAACAGAAAACCCCAAGAAAAGCATAGATTAAAAGCAAGAATATTCGATCGGAAAAAGATTCCTTCACTCGTCTTGAACGTTTACTTCCCATTGCAGCAACCCTCTTTTACATTATGCCGCTATCAGCATCTATTTTTTTTGCAATTGCATTGGTTATAAGCACCAGCGTCAATCCAATGGCAGACTGGAACAACCCTGCAGCCGCAGCCTCGGAAAACTTCTGCTGCTCCAGGCCCAACCTATAGACAAAGGTATCGATAATATCGGCATTGGAAACAACCAGATAATTCGATATGGCAAAAATCTGGTCAAAACCGGCGTACATCATTTCCCCAACTCTGAAGATGAGCAGCACAACGATGGTAGGACGAATCGAAGACAGGGTAATATGCCACATTTTTCTGAATCGGCCGGCACCGTCTATAGAGGCAGCCTCGTACAGGTTCCTGTCAATTCCTGCTATAGAAGCAAGATATACAATAGTACCCATGCCTGCCCCTTTCCAGATATGCGAAAAGACAATAACCCAGACAAAGGTTTCCTTCTGATTCATGATATTCGTGATATCGCCGGTATAGCCCAACGATCTCATCAATCCAGGTATCGCCCCGCTTGAGGTATTGAACATTGCGAAAAGTATGCCGTTTATAACAATCCACGAAACAAAATTGGGAAGGATTACGGCAGTCTGTACGAATTTCTTCGCCCCGCTGAAATAAATCTCACTGATCATAAGCGACAATATAATAGGGAAAGGGAACCCCAGGATAAGCTTAAGGACACTGATAAGGACATTGTTACGGAGGGCCCTGATGAATGCAGAACGGGAAAACAATTTCTGGAAGTTTGCCATTCCCACAAAAGGAGCATCTGAGAAACCACGAAAAATACTATAGTCTCTGAAAGCGATGGAAACGCCAAACATAGGGGCGTATTTAAACATCAAGACATACACTATCCCAGGTACAAGCATCACATAGAGCAAGGTATCCCGTCTTATATCTGTCATAAGCTTTTTCTTCAAAGGACATATAGACTGTGTAGCTTTTGTGCCGAACTGCTTTTTTCCGTACTTCATTTAATTCTCCACAAGACATGGTTTAGTATAACTCAGTTGATTCTATTGTCAATTAATTTTTTCAATATTTATTTGTTTTAATGAAATTTTTTGCTAATATTTTTTTAAATTAAAAATATTAACTTTATATATTATCTATTTTTATTATTTTTATACAAGTATTTTTTCTTTAGTTATTTTCATCATTGTACTTTTTAATTGACATTTTACAGGTGGAAGTCTATGATAAAAAAGAATTCAAAAACCCTTCTTAGGGTAAAACAAGTGAGGTGAATGCTATGAGCTTTATGTATAACCCGTTTCCCTATGATGACCCAAACGCCATAAATGAAATTGCCGTAGGAAAAGATATATCGGACACCATATGCTTTGGCCTGCAAGATTGTTCCGCTATGCTTGCCAAACGCATACAAGAGACACTTGCAGAGAAAAGAACCTGTGTTTTATCGCTGGATGGTTATACCAGTGCACCCTTTGGAGTGCTGGCTCTCCAAGTCGCGCGATTGCTCCTACAGGAAAATATTGCCATCACCAATAGTGAAACAAACAATCTGTATTTGGAAGAATCGGAATTGGATGCCAGGCTTTCTGACAATTTGCCACAAGACAGGACGATGGATCCTCCGCTGCTGTACGGCAAACTCTATGCAAATGGGTACGAAGGGCTGATGGACACAGCCAAAGTCACAGCAAAAATCCAGAGGATACTTGCATTCAAGGATTCAGGAGAAGGAGTGTATATACTTTCGGGAAATGGCGCCCTCTGTGATGCATTGGTGGAACTATCCGATATTCGCTGTTACCTTGACCTGACCCAGAAAAGAACCGTATTGAACATCAAACAGGCAAAGACAAAGAATCTGGGATATACCAGTCCAAAACCTTATAAAGAGACACTTCGCCATGCTTACTATGTGGATTTTGAAGTTGCCGCCGCACTGAGGGGAAAACTCATTGCATCCCGCCAGCTGGATTACTATCTGGCAGCTGACGACATCAATTCCATCCAATTGTTGCCTCTTGCCAGTTATATTGCAATTTGCGAGACTCTGGTCAGGTATCCGTTTCGATGCAGACCCGTTTATCTGGAAGGGGTATGGGGTGGCTTTTATGTCAAACATCTTCGAAACCTCCCCGATACCATGAAAAATTGCGCATGGGTGTTTGACCTTATTCCCATGGAAGTGTCGATAGTGGCGAAACTGCAGGACAAAGAAATTGAATTCCCATTCTTCGGGTTTGTCCAGACCGTAGGCGAGCTTCTGATGGGAAGAACCTGCTGTGAAAAATTCGATGGATACTTCCCCATACGGTTTAATTACGATGATACGTTCCATGCGAGCGGAAATATGTCTATCCAGTGTCATCCAGACAGCAAGTATGTAAAAGAACATAACAATGAATTGGGAAGGCAGGACGAGAGTTACTACATTGTAGTTGCCGGGCAGGAAGCAAAAACCTATTGCGGATTTACCGAAACCTGCGATGTAGAAGAATTTATCGACGAATGTAAAAAATCAGAGAAAAACGGACTCCCCTTCGACCATGACGCCTATGTTCATTCAGAGGCCTCAAAGCCAGGTATGCAGTTTCTCATCCCTGCAGGCACGATACATGCCTCAGGAAGGAATCAGGTAATCCTTGAAATCGGGAGCCTTACGATTGGGTCCTATACATATAAAATGTACGATTATGTCAGGAAAGACCTTGACGGAAATCCAAGGCCAATCCATTCGATACAGGGGGATGCCGTACTGAAGCGAGAAAGGAAAGCCGCCTGGGTACGCAAGAATCTTATCCAGGAACCCCGAATTGTCAGAGAATCCCCAGAAGGCAAAGAAATTACCGTAGGCGAACATGACTTACTGTATTTCACCTTGAGAAACCTTTGTTTTTCCTCAAGGATGACCGACGATACAAAAGATCGCTTCCATGTACTTGTCCTTGTAGAGGGAGAGAAAGTATTGATACGGTCACTTGAGAACCCTGATAAGTTCTATGTTCAAAACTATATGGATATGATTGTCGTCCCCTCCTCTTTTGGGAAATACGAATTGATCAACCAAGGGGTCGGGAAGATTATCATCCACAAGACGATGCTGAGAGATGGATATGAACACATCGAACGATAGCTGTATTTTGGCACTGGATGCCGGAGGGACAACAATCAAGCTAGGGGTAGTATTGAAATCCGGGGGCTGTTCAGAACTTGTTGATTTTCAAGAAACTCCGATACAGTCCTCTGGTTCGATAGGCGAAATCGAAGAAGGGTATGCAAAAGCCATCGAAACTGGGCTGAGCCTCGCGTCCCGGCATCACCTGAAACTTTCCGGGATTGCGGTGAGCACTCCCGGACCTTTCGACTACGAAACGGGAATCAGCCGCATGACCCATAAGTATGCAGCTATATACGGGCAATCTGTGAAGAAAATCATAGAGCAGACAACCAAGGATATCCCTGTCCGTTTCATGCATGATTCTTCGGCTTTCCTCCTTGGGGAGATACTTGACCCTCGGTACCGCTCTTTCCATACTCCCGCTGCAATTATAATCGGAACCGGTTTGGGATTCGCTATCATCAAACAAGGAAAGCTTCTGTTGAATGCGTCCCAAGGACCCGGGATTAGTATTTTCAGGCGGCCTTATAAAGGAAAAACCGCAGAGGATTTCGTTTCGAAACGGGGAATCATGAACCTGTACACCGAACTGGGAGGAAGTCTTTGTAAAACTGTCAGGGAAATAGACCTTGAAGCGAGAAAGGGAGATGAACTCTGCAAAAAGGTGTTCGTGCAAACCGGAATGCACGTAGGCCATATTGTGGCTCCCTTGATACAGGAACAAGGCATCGATTGCCTTATCCTCGGGGGACAGATTGCAAAAGCGGACAGGCTGCTCATTACGCCACTATCTGAGACTTTGCAAACATACTCAATTGATTGTTTTGTCTGTAAGGCACAAACTATTGACACAGCACCTTTAGTAGGCGCAGCACAACTCTTCTAAAAGGAAGTAGACAATGACCGGTTGTTATATTCGAATAAAGGATTCATTGAAATCGCTTGCCCCAAAAGAACAAAAAGTTGCTGAATTTATTCTTGAGTTTCCTGAAGAAGCTATGCATATGTCGATCGGGGAACTCGCACAGACGTGTGCGACGAGCAATGCATCGGTTGTTCGCCTATGCAAAAGTGTCGGGTATTCAGGGTTCAAGGAATTATGCAGGGTCCTGACTGAAGAGCTTAACCAACAAAGTTCCATTGTGTATGAAGAAATCCATCCAGGGGACAGCATAGATGCCATCGTAAAGAATGTATGCATGAGCAACATGAAAGCAATCGAGAGCACCCTATCATTACTCGATATGCAGACACTCGATCGAGCCGTAGATGCTCTGTGCAAAGCACCCCGTATAGATTTTTACGGTGCGGGCTCTTCCGGCCTTGTTGCAAAAGATGCAAGTAACAAGTTTCTCAGAATCAACAAGATAACACTTTCCAACCCAGACCCCCATGAACAAATCCTTGCAGCCACGAGTTTGCGCAAAGACGATGTTGCCGTTCTCCTCTCATATTCGGGCGAAACGAGGGATACCATAGAAACTGCAGAAGTAGTGAAAGCAACAGAAGCAACCCTTATAACCATTACAAAATTCGGAAAGTCACAACTTAGCGAAATGGCTGACATCAAGCTATTCACCTCCTCTTCCGAAGCCATGATCAGAAGTGGCCCCATGGGATCCCGAATCGGACAATTGACGATGGTCGATATTCTGTACACCGCAGTATCGAGTCGTCTGTATGATGAAATCAAACCGTATCTTGACAAGACCCGGTTGGCAGCACAACGAAAACATTCCGGGAAAAACTAAAAGAAGGAAACCATGAGGCCAGAGCTTGTTCCTACAGTAGGTGTTTTATTCATTACTACTCCCCGCTTCCATGATCTGGGGAAAGGTACTGAACATGGGATATATTTTGAACGCAAGGAAGCTGAAGCAAAGCGTATTCTTTCGGATCTCTCTGCTTTTTCGAATCCGGTGTTCGAGCGGATTGTCTATTCCAGGGAAGACCTCCAAGAAGCAATGGATGTATTCGAATCAAGAAAAGTCGATATGGTCTTTGCCTGTTTCCTTTCTTGGTCCGATGACTTTGCCTGGATTCGCTTTTTGCGTGACATGAAACCGATTCCTATCCTTTTTGCCTCTTTGGTACGGGATTCCCTGGGGTTTTCCGATTCTCTGAATGAGGACCGTTTTGTTGAATTTCTCTCTGCCGGCTCGTTGGTCGGGATGCTTGAAGCCTCAGGTTCTGCCAGTCGTTTCGATCGTCCCATGATGAAACGGGCCATAGGGACACTTTCCGACATTATGGAAACCTGCCGTACGTTTGCCCTGGCCAGTGCCATTCGCAGCAAACTAAAGAATACCAATTTTGGGTTGTTGCCTTCCTTCAACAAGGTAATGTGGTCTACCTATGTTGATATATATGCTTTCTTTATGCAGGTAGGCCCAGAAATCAGGTTCCTTTCTGTGCTGGGGTTGCAACAGGAAATCGAAGCGTTACCTGCCCAAGAAGTTGCACAGGCCATGGAAGCTTTACTGAATCAATACGATTCAGACAATACGGTGGCAACGGATATGTTGAAAGCTTCCGTTGCAGCATCTCTGGCTCTGGAACATCTAGGCAGAAAAGCCGGGGTAGAGGTTTTGGTTCTCAATGATGTAGATGAAGTTCTTCTGCGTACCATCGGATTACGTCCGGGGTTCACGCCGTGTCCAGGTACCGATGATATTGTCATCGTACCGGAAGGCGATGTGGGTGGGGCCTTGGCTACCTACATCCTGAAATTACTCTCACGCAAGCCTGTCCAGTTTATTGAACCGTTTCACATCGACCAAGAACGTGATGTATTTGAAGCTGGCCATGCCGGCCCCAATGATTATACTGACCCGATGGGGAAAACCTTGATTTCCCGCGATGAACGGTTTGCTAAAACCGATTATACATTCGCCGGGGCACCCTTTGCGTGGCATGTAATTGCAGAAGGCCAGAAAACCATGCTCCACATTTCGGAATGTAACGGAACGTATAAGCTTGTATGTTCTCTTATTGATGCCCTTCCGACAACACACCACCTTGCAGGCTACACCCATGGACTCTTCAAGCCAAAGAAACCTTGCATTACATTCTTCCAGGAACTTATGGACATCGGGATTACCCAGCACTTTGCCATCGCAGAAGGGAATTATCTGAAAGAACTGGAAGATATCGCAACGATCATGCGGTTTGAATTTCATCAAATCTAGCAAGATGGCAACCATTCTATTCACCCACTACAAAGATATCCCAGGATATCGAATGGAAGCAGGGCCTTATACTGCTTTTATTTGTGCAGCTAGGGGGGCAAATTGTATTTCCTTTGCCGAACACGAGGCCAATTTCTTACGAACGCCGAATTCTTTTTCCGAATTGGGAGAAAATCCGAACCTCTATGGGATGCCACTCCTTTTCCCTCCAAATAGGATTTGCAACGGCATGTTCTTTTTTGGTGGCAACTTGTATCGGTTTCCGATCAACGAGCCAGCTAGGGGCCATCACATCCATGGATTTTTAAGTTCTACACCATTCGCCCTTGACTCCATGGAGTGTGATACTCAAAAGGCCTCTCTTTCTTTTTGCTATGAAGCCACTATAAAGGAACCCTACCTTTCATTTCCCCATGCGTTCAAAATAAGCCTGCGCTATCTGCTTGATCAATCAGGGCTCCACCAGCTTGTCCAGCTGGAAAACAGGAGCAACAGATCCATGCCTGCAGGTCTGGGATTTCATACTACCTTCAATGCTTGTTTTCTTCCCCATACAGAACCATCGGATTACAAAATCAAGGTATCGGTTGGCGAGGAAATCGAATTAGACCGAACTACAATCATTCCTACGGGAAACTATCTGCCTGACAGCCCGTTGCTGCATGAGCTTGGCAAAAAAGGACTCCAATTTTCAGATAAGGCTATCTCGAATCATTTTACCTGTGACAAGAACCTTCATGAGTCGTTGCTGTTCCATGTACCTTCCGGCAGGGCCCTTCGATACACGACAGAATCCCAGTATACATTCTGGATGCTCTTCAATGGAGGAGGAAATCAGGGCTTCATCTGTGTAGAGCCACAAACCTGGATGGTTGATGCACCTAATTCACCACTTGCGCCAGACCAAACAGGATTCATGGTACTTGAGCCTGGCCAATCAATCCAGCTGGAATCAAAGCTCCAAGGGGTAACGATTCCACTAATATAAAGCAGCTATACTCGCCATCAAACATGTTTCCCTTAGAATTCAGGCCTCCCTTGTTGTATAGGAATCCTTCACTTGAGGTCTCAGGGATATTCCCAATGTGTTGCAGATATAATCCATTATATTCCAACACTTAATTCTAACAGTATTATGTCGTTCTAACTTATTATATGTTATATAGTAAGTTTTCTGTTAATTGAAGCAATGGAATTATCACTGGATTTTTGGTTACCTCACGGTGACCAGTACGGTTACCTGCCCCCTTCCTACAACCATCGGGGAGGCTGTCATTAAAGACGCGGGGCAGAGGAACCCCAAATATTCTTCGCCAACTTCGAATCATTGCAGTACGAGGACCTAAAAGACTACAAGACATTGTACCAGGCAAT
The sequence above is a segment of the Sphaerochaeta pleomorpha str. Grapes genome. Coding sequences within it:
- a CDS encoding ABC transporter permease, with the translated sequence MKYGKKQFGTKATQSICPLKKKLMTDIRRDTLLYVMLVPGIVYVLMFKYAPMFGVSIAFRDYSIFRGFSDAPFVGMANFQKLFSRSAFIRALRNNVLISVLKLILGFPFPIILSLMISEIYFSGAKKFVQTAVILPNFVSWIVINGILFAMFNTSSGAIPGLMRSLGYTGDITNIMNQKETFVWVIVFSHIWKGAGMGTIVYLASIAGIDRNLYEAASIDGAGRFRKMWHITLSSIRPTIVVLLIFRVGEMMYAGFDQIFAISNYLVVSNADIIDTFVYRLGLEQQKFSEAAAAGLFQSAIGLTLVLITNAIAKKIDADSGIM
- a CDS encoding class I mannose-6-phosphate isomerase, which codes for MSFMYNPFPYDDPNAINEIAVGKDISDTICFGLQDCSAMLAKRIQETLAEKRTCVLSLDGYTSAPFGVLALQVARLLLQENIAITNSETNNLYLEESELDARLSDNLPQDRTMDPPLLYGKLYANGYEGLMDTAKVTAKIQRILAFKDSGEGVYILSGNGALCDALVELSDIRCYLDLTQKRTVLNIKQAKTKNLGYTSPKPYKETLRHAYYVDFEVAAALRGKLIASRQLDYYLAADDINSIQLLPLASYIAICETLVRYPFRCRPVYLEGVWGGFYVKHLRNLPDTMKNCAWVFDLIPMEVSIVAKLQDKEIEFPFFGFVQTVGELLMGRTCCEKFDGYFPIRFNYDDTFHASGNMSIQCHPDSKYVKEHNNELGRQDESYYIVVAGQEAKTYCGFTETCDVEEFIDECKKSEKNGLPFDHDAYVHSEASKPGMQFLIPAGTIHASGRNQVILEIGSLTIGSYTYKMYDYVRKDLDGNPRPIHSIQGDAVLKRERKAAWVRKNLIQEPRIVRESPEGKEITVGEHDLLYFTLRNLCFSSRMTDDTKDRFHVLVLVEGEKVLIRSLENPDKFYVQNYMDMIVVPSSFGKYELINQGVGKIIIHKTMLRDGYEHIER
- a CDS encoding ROK family protein, whose amino-acid sequence is MNTSNDSCILALDAGGTTIKLGVVLKSGGCSELVDFQETPIQSSGSIGEIEEGYAKAIETGLSLASRHHLKLSGIAVSTPGPFDYETGISRMTHKYAAIYGQSVKKIIEQTTKDIPVRFMHDSSAFLLGEILDPRYRSFHTPAAIIIGTGLGFAIIKQGKLLLNASQGPGISIFRRPYKGKTAEDFVSKRGIMNLYTELGGSLCKTVREIDLEARKGDELCKKVFVQTGMHVGHIVAPLIQEQGIDCLILGGQIAKADRLLITPLSETLQTYSIDCFVCKAQTIDTAPLVGAAQLF
- a CDS encoding MurR/RpiR family transcriptional regulator encodes the protein MTGCYIRIKDSLKSLAPKEQKVAEFILEFPEEAMHMSIGELAQTCATSNASVVRLCKSVGYSGFKELCRVLTEELNQQSSIVYEEIHPGDSIDAIVKNVCMSNMKAIESTLSLLDMQTLDRAVDALCKAPRIDFYGAGSSGLVAKDASNKFLRINKITLSNPDPHEQILAATSLRKDDVAVLLSYSGETRDTIETAEVVKATEATLITITKFGKSQLSEMADIKLFTSSSEAMIRSGPMGSRIGQLTMVDILYTAVSSRLYDEIKPYLDKTRLAAQRKHSGKN
- a CDS encoding aldose 1-epimerase, which encodes MATILFTHYKDIPGYRMEAGPYTAFICAARGANCISFAEHEANFLRTPNSFSELGENPNLYGMPLLFPPNRICNGMFFFGGNLYRFPINEPARGHHIHGFLSSTPFALDSMECDTQKASLSFCYEATIKEPYLSFPHAFKISLRYLLDQSGLHQLVQLENRSNRSMPAGLGFHTTFNACFLPHTEPSDYKIKVSVGEEIELDRTTIIPTGNYLPDSPLLHELGKKGLQFSDKAISNHFTCDKNLHESLLFHVPSGRALRYTTESQYTFWMLFNGGGNQGFICVEPQTWMVDAPNSPLAPDQTGFMVLEPGQSIQLESKLQGVTIPLI